In a single window of the Dryobates pubescens isolate bDryPub1 chromosome Z, bDryPub1.pri, whole genome shotgun sequence genome:
- the KCNV2 gene encoding potassium voltage-gated channel subfamily V member 2 gives MLQCNIQRQFPFLKHNGRERETPNVVMQLDKGKDNEGMNVDKESVFSATTLLNTQPLVLLGPEGNKNCYLDDEDEEEEEKEQGKRLSRGTVQGEKQPSSSIPCSPFIPSSGPPATASTSPVLNINVGGQSYRLTYQAVAIYPKTRLGRLATSTDRCCQLGLCDDYAAQVDEYFFDRDPAVFQLVYNFYASGVLRVREELCPCSFLEELSYWGVRLKYTPRCCRICFEERRDELSEQLKVQRELRSQAEIQENEHLFHHMRYYGPQRWRLWNLMEKPFSSVTAKVMAVASSFFVLISVVALALNTVEEMQQVDQKSGESRPVLEHIETLCIAFFTLEYLLRLVSTPDLRRFASSALNAVDLIAILPLYLQLLLECFADDDQPRGRGSQHEHDIEKVGRVGKVGQVLRIMRLMRIFRILKLARHSTGLRAFGFTLRQCYQQVGCLLLFIAMGIFAFSAMVYTVEHDVSSTNFTSIPHAWWWAAVSISTVGYGDMCPETHLGRLFAFLCIAFGIILNGMPISILYNKFSDYYSKLKAYEYTAFKKERGKVDFTRRAMKKISECCGEGTDHHLSQH, from the exons ATGTTGCAATGTAATATCCAGCGACAGTTTCCTTTCCTAAAACACAATGGCAGAGAAAGGGAAACACCAAATGTCGTCATGCAGCTTGACAAGGGGAAGGATAATGAAGGCATGAATGTAGACAAGGAAAGTGTCTTTTCTGCTACCACTCTGTTGAACACCCAGCCGCTAGTGCTCCTAGGACCTGAAGGGAATAAGAACTGTTACCTGGatgatgaagatgaggaagaggaagagaaagaacaagGAAAACGCCTAAGCAGAGGCACAGTACAGGGAGAAAAGCAGCCTTCATCATCCATTCCTTGCTCCCCATTCATcccttcctctggacccccagccacagcttccaCTTCGCCTGTGCTGAATATCAACGTTGGTGGCCAAAGCTATCGCCTCACCTACCAGGCAGTGGCCATCTATCCCAAGACCCGCCTGGGCCGCCTGGCTACCTCCACTGAccgctgctgccagctgggcctgtGTGATGACTATGCTGCCCAGGTGGATGAGTATTTCTTTGATCGGGACCCAGCTGTCTTCCAGCTGGTGTACAACTTCTATGCCTCGGGGGTGCTGCGTGTGCGGGAggagctgtgtccctgcagcttcctggaggagctgagctacTGGGGTGTGCGGCTCAAATACACACCTCGCTGCTGCCGCATCTGCTTTGAGGAGCGCCGCGATGAGCTGAGTGAGCAGCTGAAGGTTCAACGTGAGCTGCGCTCCCAGGCAGAGATTCAGGAGAATGAGCATCTCTTCCACCACATGCGCTACTATGGTCCCCAGCGCTGGCGTCTCTGGAATCTCATGGAGAAGCCCTTCTCCTCTGTCACTGCCAAGGTGATGGCAGTGGCCTCCAGCTTCTTCGTGCTTATCTCTGTCGTAGCCCTGGCACTCAACACAGTTGAGGAGATGCAGCAGGTAGACCAGAAGAGTGGAGAGAGCCGGCCTGTCCTGGAGCACATTGAGACTCTCTGTATTGCATTCTTCACACTGGAGTACCTGCTGCGCTTGGTGTCTACCCCCGACCTGCGACGctttgccagcagtgccctcaatGCAGTAGACCTCATtgccattctgcccctctacctgcagctgctgcttgaatGCTTTGCTGATGATGACCAGCCCCGAGGACGGGGCTCTCAGCATGAGCACGACATTGAGAAGGTGGGACGAGTGGGTAAGGTGGGACAAGTGCTTCGCATCATGCGCCTCATGCGCATCTTCCGCATCCTCAAGCTGGCCCGACACTCCACAGGGCTGCGTGCCTTTGGCTTTACCTTACGACAGTGCTACCAGCAAGTGGGCTGCCTTTTGCTCTTCATTGCCATGGGTATCTTTGCTTTCTCTGCCATGGTCTACACAGTGGAGCATGATGTCTCCAGTACCAACTTCACCAGCATCCCCCATGCTTGGTGGTGGGCTGCC GTCAGCATCTCTACAGTGGGATATGGAGACATGTGTCCAGAAACTCACCTTGGTCGcttgtttgctttcctctgcaTTGCTTTTGGAATCATCCTGAATGGCATGCCTATCTCCATTCTCTACAACAAATTCTCAGACTACTACAGCAAGCTGAAGGCCTATGAGTACACAGCTttcaagaaagaaagggggaaggtGGACTTCACACGGAGAGCCATGAAAAAAATATCTGAATGCTGTGGAGAGGGTACAGACCACCATTTGTCACAACACTGA